The nucleotide sequence TGCCCATCATCGTTTTTGATATGAACACACCAGGGAATCTGGTTAAATTGATCAAAGGAGAATCCATAGGAACTAAAGTACAGATGTAAAAATGGCAAAACTTTTGCCGCAGGTTTTATAAAAAGAATAACATGAACGAAGAAGTAGATTTTGTTTTGGATAGCGCCAAAGAGGACATGGATAAAGCTATCGCTCACTTAGAGAAATCATTATTGAATATACGCGCCGGTAAAGCCAGCCCAGCCATGCTAGGTGGTGTAATGGTAGATTATTATGGTAGCCAGACGCCACTTTCCAGAGTAGCTAACGTGAACACTCCTGATGCTCGCACGATAAGTGTCCAGCCTTGGGAAAAGGGATTGATCCCAGAAATCGAAAAAGGAATCATGATTGCCAACCTAGGTTTGAACCCTATGAATAATGGCGAGAGCGTGATCATCAATGTTCCTGTATTGACAGAGGAGCGACGCGTTCAGC is from Nonlabens sp. YIK11 and encodes:
- the frr gene encoding ribosome recycling factor; protein product: MNEEVDFVLDSAKEDMDKAIAHLEKSLLNIRAGKASPAMLGGVMVDYYGSQTPLSRVANVNTPDARTISVQPWEKGLIPEIEKGIMIANLGLNPMNNGESVIINVPVLTEERRVQLAKQAKAESEEAKIGVRNDRKVAMNELKKLDISEDLLKNAEDDVQKLTDKYIAKIDEMFVVKEKEIMTV